DNA sequence from the Paenibacillus physcomitrellae genome:
CTCCCGATTTGCGGACTTGGCCGTGGTGAGCTTGTTCGGCGAATTCATACGCTTCGCGGATGCGGTTCAGATCAGCTTCTGTGATATAGGCGGACGCCTTTTCAAGTAATCGCTGTATACCCATTGAATCGTTGTCGTTTCCTTTCTATTCATAAATGAACAACCATGAGAACGCTCCAATGCGGCGCATGATGATACCTCGTTCATTTATACGTAAAATAGGTTGATTCCGTCCATTGAAATATGAAAATGGAACCTGTTCATAGCTCTTCCGGCATCAGGTTCCTCGAAATAATGATTTCCTATAATTATGCCTCTTGCATCAGGCCGCGTCAACCATTCTGCATGAAGGCTTGGTAAAGATTTGGGGTAAATATTAAAATCGTTATTGAAAAATGAAGTCCAACTCTATAAGCTATTAAGATTGAGGATACAAAAGTGTGTGGAATAAATGAATAACAAGGAGCGGAAATCGTGCAGCGTGAAATTCAAGTAAATGAGAAACTCCCCTTCGGACCCGGGCTGCTGCTGAGCCTTCAGCATCTGTTTGCCATGTTCGGAAGCACCATTCTGGTGCCCAATCTGTTCCACGTCGATCCGGGAATGATTTTATTGATGAATGGGATCGGCACATTGCTTTATATCTTGATATGCAAGGGCAAGATTCCTGCCTATCTGGGCTCGAGCTTCGCCTTCATAGCACCGGTAACGGGCGTATTGGATAAATACGGCTACAATTCCGACGGTTATTCGCTTGTGCTTGGCGCCTTTGTCGTAACAGGGGTTATATTCGCTGTTGTGGCACTGATCATCCGATTCGCCGGGACAGGCTGGCTGGATATCGTCTTCCCGCCTGCGGCCATGGGCGCGATTGTAGCGCTGATTGGTCTTGAGCTGATTCCGGTAGCCGCCCAAATGGCCGGCCTTATTGCGCCGGACGGCGCAGATCCAGCTTCATGGGCACCGAACGGCAAAGTCATCGCCTTGTCGATGATTACGTTGGCCGTAACCCTGCTCGGAGCGGTAATGTTCCGCGGTTTCCCCAAGATCATCCATATCCTGATTGGTATTGTGGTCGGTTACGTACTGGCTTTCCCGCTTGGTCAAATCGATACAACCGCTATCCGGGACGCCAGTCTGGTTCAATTTCCAACCCTAACGACACCTACATTTGACTGGCCAGTCATCCTGACCATCATTCCGGTTTCGCTTGTCGTCATTGTGGAGCATGTCGGGCACCTGCTCGTAACCGGCAATATCGTAGGTAAAAATCTGTCCAAGGATCCCGGACTCGACCGTTCGCTGCTGGGCAACGGGATCTCCACGATCCTGTCAGGTTTCGTTGGCTCAACACCCAATACAACCTATGGCGAAAATATCGGCGTAATGGCGCTGACCCGCGTTTATTCCATATTTGTGATAGGCGGAGCAGCGGTTATCGCGATTGTTTTATCTTTCTCCGGCACCTTCACCGGAGCCATCGCGGCGATTCCCGGACCTGTTATGGGCGGTGTGTCTCTCCTGCTGTTCGGGGTTATCGCGGCTTCCGGTCTGCGTATCCTGGTCGAGCAGAAAGTAGACTATTCCAAGGCCCAGAACTTACTGCTGACTACAGTCGTGCTGGTGACCGGATTGAGCGGAGCAACGGTTACTTTCGGTACCGTGCAGCTTAAAGGCATGGCGCTGGCCACGATTGTCGGCATCCTGCTCAGTCTGTTCTTCCGTCTCCTGCAAGTGACGGGATTGTCCAATGAATCCCGCGAGCAGGCACCGCCAGTCAAAAATCCGGACTAAGGGGCGGCTCTCCCGACATCCCTGGCCTAACTCGTCATACTTCAAGCAGCTATAAAAAAACACTAAGGACCGCCTTGTTAGGCGGTCCTTTTATGTACCATTTGACCCATCAGGGCTTGGCTGCTGTTTCGTTCGTGTTCCTTAAAAAGGGTATTGGGTCAACGTAAAGACTTCCACATCCGGCAGCTTGGCACGGCCGTTAAGGTCCTGCAATTCAATCATGAAAGCGGCTCCGACCACATTACCGCCAACTTGACGGATCAGGTCAACGCAGGTGGCAATCGTTCCGCCCGTGGCCAGCAGATCGTCAGCGATCAGCACATTCTGCCCCGGTTTAACAGCATCGCGGTGCATAGCCAGAACGTCCGTACCATATTCAAGATCATAGGAAACTTCAATCGTGTCAAAAGGAAGTTTGCCTTGTTTACGAATCGGCACAAAGCCTACACCAAGCGCATAGGCCAGCGGCGCTCCAACCACAAACCCGCGAGCTTCCGGACCTGCGATCAAATCGATCTTGAGATCGGCGATCATCTTTCTCATTTCCTCAATCGCCTCACGGTATTTTGCCCCGTCATTCAGCAGGGTCGTAATATCCTTAAAACTAATTCCCGGCTGCGGGAAATCCGGAATCACCCGGATGTAATCTTTGAAATCCACTTGTTAATCTCCTCCTAAAAATGTTCCAGTCCTCTCGCAGAATCAGGATACGCCTTTCATTCTGCCTAGAATCCATTCTGTCAGCTCTGAAATGCCGGCATAGAGCAAATAGTGCTCCATCTCCGCCAGCAGGCTCAATTCATTGTAGCGTATGGACGATTCCAAAGGTCTTTTGGCCGGAGCCGGATTTAATCTTATCATTCCCCGGTCCCTTGAAATAAAGTTCAATTCTTCAAAAATCGCCAGCGTTTTCGTCACC
Encoded proteins:
- a CDS encoding adenine phosphoribosyltransferase, yielding MDFKDYIRVIPDFPQPGISFKDITTLLNDGAKYREAIEEMRKMIADLKIDLIAGPEARGFVVGAPLAYALGVGFVPIRKQGKLPFDTIEVSYDLEYGTDVLAMHRDAVKPGQNVLIADDLLATGGTIATCVDLIRQVGGNVVGAAFMIELQDLNGRAKLPDVEVFTLTQYPF
- the uraA gene encoding uracil permease, with the translated sequence MQREIQVNEKLPFGPGLLLSLQHLFAMFGSTILVPNLFHVDPGMILLMNGIGTLLYILICKGKIPAYLGSSFAFIAPVTGVLDKYGYNSDGYSLVLGAFVVTGVIFAVVALIIRFAGTGWLDIVFPPAAMGAIVALIGLELIPVAAQMAGLIAPDGADPASWAPNGKVIALSMITLAVTLLGAVMFRGFPKIIHILIGIVVGYVLAFPLGQIDTTAIRDASLVQFPTLTTPTFDWPVILTIIPVSLVVIVEHVGHLLVTGNIVGKNLSKDPGLDRSLLGNGISTILSGFVGSTPNTTYGENIGVMALTRVYSIFVIGGAAVIAIVLSFSGTFTGAIAAIPGPVMGGVSLLLFGVIAASGLRILVEQKVDYSKAQNLLLTTVVLVTGLSGATVTFGTVQLKGMALATIVGILLSLFFRLLQVTGLSNESREQAPPVKNPD